In Amyelois transitella isolate CPQ chromosome 3, ilAmyTran1.1, whole genome shotgun sequence, a single genomic region encodes these proteins:
- the LOC106135470 gene encoding ras GTPase-activating-like protein IQGAP1 — protein sequence MVSMMSSEAVMDDIFIGKIDDCDSDVRKTGQEMDIIRQRTVAYEYLCRLEEAKTWMESCLKERLPSATEFEECLRNGVYLAKLANFIAPELLPLNKIFDIDQRRYKIMGLQFKHTDNINQFLQVLKKTELPVTFQPETTDIYDKKNMPRVIYCLHALSSHLFKLGKAPLIKDVFGTAVFTDEELDSVSKDLQKCEHPLPSFQKIGGILSKTSAGDKEAFHKAVIELNNILDSGKSITSTILNPQLKLRYVQNRLIDEYRKVLNAARKEKIQIAHNHSLNDSYVPDEYDEMLTQVEIQGHITAVNYKFLWKSLCTASQSNNLKDIDKIFNEEWVKVKNYDKNNIDFYYDVVREIMEFNKDVDVESVTNWHKIFQNIVNEGNRKSLKHVDHKKAICEVNRALDKGDPDELYKALTSPHLGLNIKIDRFAAPLLFEEMKLEKYELEKNLNENEIAASVSYLTAIAAISQAVDRGDEAAVWHSLQSKQVNLEGLRPHCRRRYLSALVNALQVKVREQCGCSLLTLEDIRDTIDMVNMKDDDNDELVEIVDRINKAVFEEDSETLMTSLRSACLQLPSPLHMEEQHLYLRMLKKKLVHKESQNLWLDDIVEVINEVNSESLKVKGLTEALVHLNLAVIKNDLDEFWDALSCPLLSGPGLIESSCKDVYFQMFSKALKKRGHHICPWIVSHTDAGNTVYIDVESYTYSWKTPRDFVPYARYLSRKDVSVLIEKTNKHHINKYKQIIIEKTVTKIQAYCRGYLFREMFRRRLKYFRDNEEYVIKIQAWWRKILIHKKYGTIIKMKAIEAKLKRERKQNPWVWYKVQEHKIVKIQARWRGRRARQAFTSLFHSPNPPLKAVKKFIPMLDFSTDDYDREIELQGLKSEVVQSIRKNQELSKQIDDMDLKIGLLVQNRIALQEVAAHGLKLNNLVKHNSMTKLVFQNIPEGKGTLMTVSTAVKGLKSLTKESKRLLDGYQHLFYELQTNPTYLSKLLFCIPQNKTNFFLQNVVLSLYNFGAYARDEYLLLKLFRFTLEEEISCKVVKPFDVIASTPLVLKMAVSLSRQLSGLNSLQSIIGPLVEKMLKDKDLNIETGPVEIYKAWRNETEMKTGQISKLPYNVTQEEALSYPEVKIRLETALSQLKTIVTMFLDKITQSTDLLPFCITYMARVLHRALTSKFPHTPEKDILKVIGNLVYYQFLNAAIVAPDAFHIINMPNGAVLTTDQRKNLASVAKILHFSAAKKGFGEESSHLRCLNPFIVECHEKMKELFRRCCRGPTLEEYFAVDEYTEATLLHHPHIYITVQEIVDTHALLVEYQDILAPDSSDRLNELLEELGEVPSVSQLASRDIDTVMGDTPEENARLEVCLALVNKFQAPSDDMTDLNKLFIKTKELCVAIIPFLNGEHLLEALCIGTTKEQQEKYAEKVQRRIYSGQAKPDEVMSLREHIAKLRRNLQMLEDEGYVTREDGYQALITSIALDLCNKGKYRQAQRRALTTLTRTKQSLQEKTKYYEEKCQSYDQYIKSCLANLHAGKRSVHACLRRSGKDMQKLKSKLTVKYSGAKLLERGVLLEIEGLSPSQFKNVQFDITPTDTNGVFTIKGKFMGVEMESVEVDIQDLLQKQYEGCAIMDMFGKAKINVNLLIFLLNSKFYGKV from the exons ATGGTTTCCATGATGAGCTCGGAAGCAGTTAtggatgatatttttattggaaaaataGATGACT GTGACTCAGATGTGCGTAAAACGGGACAGGAAATGGATATCATTAGACAAAGAACAGTTGCGTATGAATATCTTTGTAGATTAGAAGAAGCAAAAACATGGATGGAAAGTTGTCTGAAAGAACGCCTACCGTCAGCTACTGAGTTTGAAGAGTGTCTGCGTAATGGTGTCTATTTGGCCAAGTTAGCTAATTTTATAGCACCTGAGTTATTAcctctaaataaaattttcgatATTGATCAAAGACGTTATAag attatGGGACTGCAATTCAAACATACTGATAATATAAACCAATTTCTGCAAGTCTTGAAGAAGACAGAGTTACCAGTT ACATTTCAGCCAGAAACAACAGATATCTATGACAAAAAGAACATGCCTAGAGTGATATATTGTTTACATGCACTTAGCTcccatttatttaaacttggaAAGGCTCCATTAATTAAAGATGTCTTTGGAACTGCAGTGTTTACTG aTGAAGAACTTGATTCAGTATCTAAAGATTTGCAGAAATGTGAGCATCCACTGCCATCTTTCCAAAAAATTGGAGGAATTTTATCAAAGACCAGTGCAGGGGACAAGGAGGCTTTCCATAAGGCAGTTATtgagttaaataatattttggatTCTGGAAAATCTATTACTTCTACCATATTGAATCCACAATTGAAACTTAGATATGTACAAAATAGACTTATTGATGAATATAGAAAAGTTTTGAATGCAgctagaaaagaaaaaatacaaatagccCATAATCATTCGCTGAATGATAGTTATGTTCCTGATGAGTATGATGAAATGTTGACTCAAGTGGAGATACAAGGCCATATTACTGCAGTCAATTATAAATTCTTGTGGAAATCATTGTGTACTGCATcacaatcaaataatttaaaagatatagataaaatatttaatgaagaatgggtaaaagtaaaaaattatgacaaaaataacatcgatttttattatgatgttgTTAGAGAAATTATGGAATTCAACAAAGATGTTGATGTAGAAAGTGTGACAAACTGGCACAAGATATTTCAGAACATTGTCAATGAAGGGAATCGCAAGTCTCTAAAACATGTGGATCACAAGAAAGCTATATGTGAGGTAAATCGTGCTTTAGACAAAGGGGACCCTGATGAATTATATAAAGCTTTGACAAGTCCCCATTTGGGATTAAACATAAAGATTGATAGGTTTGCAGCACCACTATTGTTTGAAGAAATGAAGTTAGAGAAATATGAATTAGAAAagaatttgaatgaaaatgaaatagcAGCATCAGTTTCTTATCTGACAGCTATAGCTGCAATTTCTCAAGCTGTGGACAGGGGGGATGAAGCCGCAGTGTGGCACTCACTACAATCAAAACAGGTTAATTTAGAAGGCTTGCGTCCTCATTGCCGTCGTCGTTATCTGTCAGCACTAGTGAATGCTCTGCAGGTGAAAGTTAGAGAACAATGTGGTTGTTCTCTGCTCACTTTGGAAGATATCCGTGATACTATTGATATGGTCAACATGAAAGATGATGACAATgatgaat TGGTTGAGATAGTTGATAGAATTAACAAGGCTGTTTTTGAAGAAGATTCGGAAACTCTAATGACATCGTTGAGAAGTGCCTGTTTACAATTACCATCACCACTGCATATGGAAGAGCAGCATTTATATTTGCGTATGTTAAAAAAGAAGTTGGTACATAAAGAATCTCAAAATCTCTGGCTAGATGACATAGTGGAAGTTATTAATGAAGTTAATTCAGAGTCACTGAAAGTAAAGGGATTGACAGAAGCCTTAGTCCATTTGAACTTGGCagttataaaaaatgatttagaTGAATTTTGGGATGCACTTTCATGTCCTCTGTTATCTGGACCTGGTTTGATAGAAAGCTCATGTAAGGATGTTTACTTCCAAATGTTTTCCAAAGCTTTGAAAAAGAGAGGCCATCATATTTGTCCATGGATTGTCTCTCATACAGATGCAGGGAATACTGTTTATATTGATGTTGAGTCATATACCTACAGCTGGAAGACTCCCAGAGATTTTGTTCCATATGCCCGTTATCTAAGCAGGAAAGATGTGAGTGTTCttattgaaaagactaataagcatcacattaataaatataaacaaatcatAATTGAGAAAACAGTTACAAAAATTCAGGCATACTGCAGAGGATATTTATTTAGGGAAATGTTTCGACGAAGACTTAAATATTTCAGAGACAATGAAgagtatgtaattaaaatacaagcttGGTGGcggaaaatattgatacataaaaaatatggaacTATTATTAAGATGAAAGCAATTGAAGCAAAACTAAAACGAGAGAGGAAGCAAAATCCATGGGTTTGGTATAAAGTACAG gagcataaaattgtaaaaatacaagCTCGGTGGCGCGGGCGCAGAGCTCGCCAAGCCTTTACTTCTTTGTTCCACTCACCAAACCCACCCTTGAAAGCAGTTAAAAAATTCATTCCCATGTTAGATTTTTCTACTGATGATTATGACCGCGAAATTGAACTACAAGGTCTCAAATCTGAAGTAGTGCAATCTATACGAAAGAATCAAGAATTATCAAAACAGATAGACGACATGGATCTTAAAATTGGTCTCTTGGTTCAAAACAGAATAGCATTACAAGAGGTAGCAGCACACGGCTTAAAGTTAAACAACTTAGTCAAACACAATTCCATGACTAAACTGGTATTCCAGAATATTCCAGAAGGCAAAGGAACACTGATGACAGTTTCCACGGCTGTAAAAGGCCTGAAATCACTCACTAAAGAAAGCAAGCGATTGTTAGATGGTTACCAACATTTGTTTTATGAACTACAAACGAACCCGACATATTTATCTAAACTTTTATTCTGTATACCACAAAATAAAACCAACTTTTTCCTACAAAATGTGGTTCTAAGTCTGTATAATTTCGGCGCCTATGCTCGAGATGAGTATTTGCTGTTGAAATTGTTTAGATTTACATTAGAGGAGGAAATAAGTTGTAAAGTGGTAAAGCCCTTTGATGTCATTGCTTCAACTCCACTGGTTCTCAAAATGGCAGTGAGTCTGTCAAGACAGTTGTCTGGTCTTAACAGCCTTCAAAGTATAATTGGACCTTTAGTAGAGAAGATGTTGAAAGACAAAGATTTGAATATAGAAACTGGGCCTGTGGAAATTTACAAAGCATGGAGGAATGAAACAGAAATGAAGACTGGGCAAATATC AAAACTACCTTACAATGTGACACAGGAGGAAGCGCTCTCGTATCCAGAAGTAAAAATTCGTTTAGAAACAGCTTTAAGCCAGCTCAAAACAATCGTGACAATGTTTCTAGATAAGATAACGCAATCGACAGATTTACTTCCCTTTTGCATTACATACATGGCCAGAGTCTTGCATAGAGCTCTTACTTCCAAATTCCCTCATACTCCTGAAAAGGACATATTGAAG GTGATTGGTAATTTAGTGTATTATCAATTTCTGAATGCGGCTATTGTAGCCCCTGATGCTTTCCACATTATCAATATGCCAAATGGTGCTGTGTTAACAACTGACCAAAGGAAAAATCTTGCATCAGTTGCTAAAATACTTCACTTTTCTGCTGCTAAGAAAGGG tttgGCGAGGAATCTAGTCACTTGCGTTGTCTCAACCCATTTATAGTGGAGTGCCACGAAAAGATGAAAGAATTGTTTAGACGCTGCTGTCGGGGACCCACATTGGAAGAATATTTTGCTGTAGATGAGTATACTGAAGCAACTTTGCTGCATCATCCCCATATCTACATAACTGTTCAG gAAATCGTAGATACCCACGCTCTCTTAGTGGAGTACCAGGATATCTTAGCTCCAGACTCAAGCGACCGCTTGAACGAGCTACTGGAGGAGCTGGGGGAGGTGCCCTCGGTGTCGCAGCTCGCATCTCGTGATATCGACACG GTAATGGGAGATACACCGGAGGAGAATGCGAGACTGGAAGTGTGTTTGGCGCTTGTGAATAAATTCCAGGCGCCTTCAGATGACATGACTGATTTAAATAAGCTGTTTATAAAGACCAAGGAGTTGTGCGTTGCCATCATACCGTTTCTTAATG GTGAACATCTTTTAGAAGCTTTATGTATAGGCACTACAAAGGAACAGCAAGAAAAATACGCTGAAAAAGTTCAGAGAAGGATTTATTCCGGCCAAGCAAAACCAGACGAGGTCATGTCATTAAGAGAACATATAGCTAAGTTACGACGCAATTTACAAATGCTGGAGGACGAGGGATATGTGACAAGGGAAGATGGCTACCAGGCATTGATAACGTCTATAGCTCTTGATCTTTGCAATAAGGGCAAGTACCGACAAGCTCAGAGGAGAGCACTAACCACACTCACGCGCACTAAACAAAGTTTGCAGGAAAAAACGAAGTACTACGAGGAAAAGTGCCAGTCCTATGATCAATATATCAAGTCGTGTCTGGCCAATCTTCACGCAGGGAAAAG GAGTGTCCACGCTTGCCTAAGAAGATCAGGAAAGGATATGCAAAAATTGAAATCTAAACTGACTGTGAAGTATTCAGGTGCCAAGTTGTTGGAAAGAGGCGTCTTGTTGGAGATAGAAGGGCTCTCGCCGTCGCAGTTCAAGAATGTTCAGTTTGACATCACGCCGACCGACACCAACGGCGTCTTCACCATCAAAGGCAAGTTTATGGGCGTAGAAATGGAATCGGTTGAAGTAGATATACAAGATTTGCTACAAAAGCAGTATGAAGGATGTGCTATAATGGACATGTTCGGTAAAGCGAAAATTAACGTTAATTTGCTTATATTTCTGTTAAATAGTAAGTTTTATGGTAAGGTTTAG